AagatttagaaaatatttctgaAATGTTTTTAACGTCAAAAGAGAAATGTATAACTAGTGGAAAATTTGGTATTGGACTTAAgacaatattattatattcttttaaaacTGCATATggttttttacatataaaaataaaagtaaaaaaaaatataatttgggattttatattagtattagataaaaatttaaatcatACGTTTGTccaaaattttaaagaatatattgATGATAAATGGGAATGGACAATAGAAATTTCagttattttaaaaattaataataattatatatctgatcaaaaaatacattcctatattaaattatttttattatggaaaaaaaatataacagtTAAATATATCCATAACCCCAATGGTGaacaatttatatatacatattcaaGTTATTCTGATACTAGTGAAGAAACTATATTAAGTATGTTAGCAGACAActctataaatatgatctttaaaaaagatTTTTTAACCtcttataattatgatgTTAATATGTATGTTAATGTAAGAAAGtctgaaaaaattattccgTATGAACATGGTCATAATATAGGGTTTCTCTTTTTAATTCGATACGTCAATTCAATGCCTCTTTTGAGAACTTCATCATCAGACTGCTCAATAACAGTTGATTTTCGGTAgttaaaaaagtatagaaatataataaattttttaacataaaaattgttatatatataataattgcacacatttttcaataatagAAATTTTCTGAAATATTACGGACCCCAATTCGGAATAGAACTACCCACTGTCAGATATAGTCTAATCGAATATAACATAATTACTTTGATCACAATTATAAACTGTTCATTCTACATGCTTATATATTGAaacatattattgtttaaatataatccAATTGAATATGGATTTATTTTGgtattcatttttgtaCAGGCTGAAAATCGGGACGAGATGACTCTTGAAGAATTGGCGATCCCAGAATGTTTTGATGAACTCAGTAAGGTATTCATTTGATTTCGTTTCCTATAtctcattttttatcattatttttgtcaCTGCTAATAGTTTAATTTGTTTGCAGGTAGCTAATGTATTCCCAGTGAAAAGGTCAGAGAAGTCCACCTGGAACATAATGATCATAGTAAGGATGAGAAACCAACAGGGATacatatgtgcatataaaCATGAATGAGCTCACTAATTTATATGGACTGTCTGCATTTTATCAGGGAATCGACGTGAGGGGAAGAGACATATCGTTTGTTAGCCTCAGCAAAAATTGCATAAAGGTTCGCATACAAAATGTGAATATATTCCTCAACGAATGAATGCATAAAAATGGGAtttcttataattttttttttttacacatgTATGTACACTTCAAAGGAAGGAGAATATTTGTCTAGCTTAATTAAAAAGTGCTCAGTCAATTTATatagtaatataaaaagagaGTTACCA
This genomic interval from Plasmodium chabaudi chabaudi strain AS genome assembly, chromosome: 11 contains the following:
- a CDS encoding DNA topoisomerase 6 subunit B, putative; its protein translation is MDEAEEKNSNSTYSFFFKNLSVTGFYEENCLFMTVKELFDNSIDALCNKKGDENIEEDGIREKKIEIEIKEYGSNSSFYEIICRDNGEGIEVKDLENISEMFLTSKEKCITSGKFGIGLKTILLYSFKTAYGFLHIKIKVKKNIIWDFILVLDKNLNHTFVQNFKEYIDDKWEWTIEISVILKINNNYISDQKIHSYIKLFLLWKKNITVKYIHNPNGEQFIYTYSSYSDTSEETILSMLADNSINMIFKKDFLTSYNYDVNMYVNVRKSEKIIPYEHGHNIGFLFLIRYVNSMPLLRTSSSDCSITVDFRNFLKYYGPQFGIELPTAENRDEMTLEELAIPECFDELSKVANVFPVKRSEKSTWNIMIIGIDVRGRDISFVSLSKNCIKEGEYLSSLIKKCSVNLYSNIKRELPQEFENISDYQLRQALDIYGVQLASSLSKIILKGHEEFKNKIFFLLNEKKKKDNNTCEKEEYSSTFTNYDENILTKELYSHIREKIMLSEKAYENPKVKNQLTDDSNKSYYKNDPSKDDSYSDDDGDYK